Within the Terriglobia bacterium genome, the region CTCGCTACCGATCAGCACTGGTCTCGCGAGTCCTAGTTCAGCGGCCGATGCGGCTGCGAGCAATGCGACTTCGTCATCGGCGACAACCACTCCGACTCGTTTTGGCCCGAGCGCACGGGCGGCTTCGCGTAATTCTTTGAATGTATGAATGACGGCGGGGGCGGAAGTGATAGCTGGCATGTTCGTGTCCTGACAAAATCAAGCTTCGAGCCACTTGATCCGAATGTCTGTGCGCCACATCACTTCCACATGCTTCCAAGGAGCGTTGGAGCACCCGAATTCCGGACATGTCACTCCAGAAATGTGCGCCTAAATCACCACTAAGGTGACATACCGCACAGACAAATCTGGACTGCTGAGTTCTGATAGTTGTTGTACGAAACACTTTCGGGAGCAGTTAGCGCATTCATCTCTACTTAGCGCTCCTGATTTTTGAGGTTCACTATGTCCGCTATTACAAATGTAGTTCCCGCGCACCAGAATGGGACGCGCATTAAAATTGGCGCGGTTGCGAAGCATTTCAAAATCTCCGTCGATCTCCTTCGCCTGTATGAGCGCGAAGGTATTCTCATCCCGTTGAAATCCGCGAAGGGTACGCGCTATTTCACCGAGCAGGATTATGTCTGGATCGAAACGATTCTGCGCCTGGTGCGCGAAGCGCGCCTCAACTTCGCCGGCATCCGCCATCTCCTTGCACTGCTCCCCTGCTGGGAGATCCGCAACTGCGGCTTTGAGAAAAGGTCCACATGCCCCATCACCAAGGACTCGACCAGTCCGTGCTGGAACAATAAGGCATGCTGCCAGGAGTCACAGGATTGCTACACCTGTCCGGTGTATCGCTCTGCCCCGGCCTGCGAAAATTTAAACGCGCTGCTCGCCAAGAGTCCAGCTGCAGACTGAAAAGGCGGCGGGTTCACTGACGGGAGGGCTCCTGCCCTCCCTTTCTCCGTTCAAGGACGTGTCGCGGATGGACGCGCATTTACGTCAAAAAAATGCAGCGTTGAAGGCGAATTTAGAGGTACCCGCTCTGAGCAGTGCGCATCTCTATTATCTGAATTATCTGAGCATTGGCGACCGCGGAAGGTACTGTGAAAGGTCAGGAACTCAAGGCTCTCAGCGAACAGGAGGAACAGTTGGAGCGACTCCGGTTGCTTGTGGAACCAGAGTACTGGCCTCGTATCTATGCCATGCTCAGGCGCGTGCGTGACGAGATCAGAAAAGGCGAGGATTCCGGCAAGGATCAGGCGGCTTAGGCTCACGGGCCCAAGGCCATGTCCGGCCGTTCGTTCGCTCCGGGCCGTCCATTGCTAAAATGCGCCATGGGAGGGTACCCATGGCGCGTTCGCTATTCAGGCCCCTGACGGCATTGCTTGTTGTTTCACTTCTTGGCATAGCGGCCCAGGCACAGGGCAGAGGCAAAGGTCACAGCAAGGGCTCCGAATACAGGGATGACAACGCCGTGAGTGTGCACGGCGCGATTATCTTCAGCACACATGATCGCGAGATTATTCGCGACTATTACCGCGGCGGCTCCAACCTTCCGCCGGGACTCGCGAAACGGGGCGGCAATTTACCACCCGGATTACAAAAGCAGTTGGCACGGAACGGGACTTTACCGCCAGGCTTGCAGAAACGCCTGACTCCATTTCCTGCCGACCTGGAGCGGCGTCTTCCGCGCCTGCCGGATATCTATCAGCGCGGATACATCGGCGCCTCGGTGGTGATCATCGATCGGCGCACTCAGCGAATCATGGACGTGATTCACGATATTTTACGGCCGTAAAAAGCATCAGAGGTCGCATATCACAGGTCACAAGGAACATTGAATATTTGTGACCTGAGATCTGCGACCTGCGACGTATTCGATGTTTATCAGACTTCTCTTTCCGTAATCGGGTGTGTGCCCATGCCGAGTTGCGCACCATGACGCACATCGGCTCCGCGCACCCAGAAAATGACGTCTTCGGCGATGTTGGTTGCGTGATCGGCGACGCGCTCGAGATTGCGTGAGATGAGCAAAACGTCGAGGTAGTGTTGCGTCTCCGTGGGATCGTCCTTCATCTTCTGGACCAGGGTGACAAAGGCCTCATCTTTCATCCGGTCGACGATGTTGTCCATTTCAAGGACCGCCTCGGCAACGTCAGCGTGAGCTGAAAGGAAGGACTCCAGCGCCCGGCGAACCATGGTTGAAACGGTTCCCGCCATCCGTCCAATATCGACCGGAACGTCGACTGGGCTGGCCTTCAGGAGATCCAGTACACGCTGCGCGATATTGACGGCCTGGTCGCCGACGCGCTCGAGATCGGCGTTGATCTTGAGGACAGCGACGACGAAGCGGAGGTCGATAGCCATGGGCTGCTGCATGGCCAACATGTCAATCGCCAGTTCGTCGATACGGCGCTCGAAGGCGTTGATCTCCTTCTCCCGGGAGAAAACTTTCTCGCACAGTGATGCGTCGCGGCGCAGATAAGCGCCCGTGGCCATTTCGACGGCACTCTCCGCCATGCCGCCCATTTCCAGCAGTTTTTGCTTCAATTCGTCGAGGCCCTGTTGGAATTTTGTTCTCATCCGAACCTGCCTGTTACGTAATCTTCCGTACGCTTGTCGGAAGGATTCGTGAAGATCTTCTCGGTTTTGTCGAACTCGATGAGCTTGCCCATCAGGAAGAAGCCGGTAGAATCGGCGACGCGCGCAGCCTGCTGCATATTATGCGTCACGATGACGACCGTGTACTGCTCTTTCAGTTGAAAAATCAGTTCTTCAATTTTGCCCGTCGAGATTGGATCGAGGGCCGATGCGGGTTCGTCCATGAGCAAGACTTCGGGCTGAACCGCCAGCGCGCGCGCAATGCAAAGCCGCTGCTGCTGGCCGCCTGACAGGCTGGCGCCCGATTTCTTTCTCAGGAAATCCTTCACTTCGTCCCACAGCGCTGCCAGGCGGAGGGAGTGCTCTACTACCTCCTCCAACTCGACACGATTGCGATATCCGTTGAGGCGAAGTCCGGCGGCAACGTTGTCGAAGATCGACATGGTCGGAAATGGGTTTGGTTTCTGGAAGACCATTCCGATGCGGCGGCGTACATCGACGGCTGCGGTCCCGTTGCCATAAACCTCGAGGTCGCCGACACGAACATCGCCTTCGACCTTGGCGTCCGGCACGGTCTCATGCATTCGATTGAGGCAGCGAACGTAGGTCGACTTGCCGCAGCCGGACGGCCCGATAATGGCGGTCGCCTTGCTGGGCTCGATATGCATGTTGATGTCCTGCAGCGCCTGGAACTTACCGAACCAAGCGTTCAGGTTACGCACTTCGATTGCGACACCCATTTTGGGATGGGCTCCCTCACCGGGGAGTGCTTCGGGAGCGGAGTTGACTGAAACGGCTGTATTAAGCACCGCTAAACCTTCCCTTGCGCGTGGCGAAGCGGACGACGCTGACAGCCACGACAATCAAAATAATTAGAATCAGGGCGCCGGCCCACGCCTGCCGGTGCCACTCGTCAAAGGGCGAAATCGCGTATACATAAACCTGCAGCGGCAGCGCCGCGGTAGGCTGGCCGGGATTCAAATTCCAGAACTGGTTGCCGAACGCGGTGAACAGCAGTGGCGCCGTTTCTCCGGCGACACGGGCAAATGCCAGCATCACTCCAGTGATGATTCCCGAACGCGCCGTGCGCAGAGCGATTGAAACGATCGACCGCCAGTGTGGTATTCCCAACCCGTAGGCCGCTTCACGAACCGCGTGGGGAACCATGTGCAGCATTTCTTCGGTCGTACGGGCGATGGTCGGAATCATCATGATTCCGAGCGCGACTCCGCCGGAGAAAGCCGAGAAGTGTTGCTGGGGCAGCACCACGAGCGAGTATGCGGCAATGCCGATCACAATGGATGGAACGCCGTTCAGGACGTCGGCCGTGAAGCGCACGTACGTGGAGTATCGATGCTTCCCGTACTCGCTCATGTAAACACCGGCGCCGGTCCCGAGCGGCACCCCAATAATGCTCGCGATTCCGAGAATGATCAGCGACCCGATAATGGCATTGGCCATACCGCCGCCGGCTTCGCCAACCGGTCTCGGCGTGTTCGTCAGAAATGCAAGATTGATCGAGCCGATTCCTTTGATGACCAGGTAGCCGAAAATCGCCATCAGCGGCGCGATTACCAGCACAGCAGACGCAACCGCGGCAAAAGATGCTGCGTGGTTCTTTGCACGGCGAAACATGCTGATGTGAGCAGTGGCCATCGGTTATGCCCTCTGCGGCGTACCGCGGGTAATCGACCAGACCAGCAGCCGGGCGGCAGTATTCACGATCAATGTGACGATGAGGAGCGCCAGGCCGATCTCGACAAGGGCGCTGAGGTAGAGATCGCTGGTGGCTTCGCTGAATTCGTTGGCAATGACGCTGGCCATCGTGTAACCGGGTGCGAACAGGGATTTCGCGATCTCGGGACGATTGCCGATGATCATCGTCACGGCCATGGTTTCGCCGAGCGCTCGCCCAAGTCCGAGGATGACTGAGCCCAGGATGCCTGCGCGAGCATTCCGGAGCACGCCCATGCGGATCATCTCCCATCGCGTTGCACCGAGCGCCAAGGTCGCCTCACGCTGATGCTGCGGAACCGCGACCAGCACTTCGCGAGTAATAGAGGAGATGATTGGCACAATCATGATGGCGAGAATAACCCCGGCAGCCAGCATGCCAAGCCCGTACTGCGGGCCGCTAAAGAGACCGGTCCAACCGAAAGCTTTGCCAAGGAAGGGCTCAACGTATTCGCGGAGGATCGGCGCAAGAACGAAGATGGCCCAGAGGCCGTATACCACGCTGGGGATGGCCGCCAACAATTCCGTCAGGAAGCTGATGATTCCGCGCAGTGCTCGCGGACACATCTCCGTCACATAGACGGCGACGCCGACAGCGAGCGGCACCGCCAGAATCACGGCG harbors:
- a CDS encoding MerR family transcriptional regulator, with amino-acid sequence MSAITNVVPAHQNGTRIKIGAVAKHFKISVDLLRLYEREGILIPLKSAKGTRYFTEQDYVWIETILRLVREARLNFAGIRHLLALLPCWEIRNCGFEKRSTCPITKDSTSPCWNNKACCQESQDCYTCPVYRSAPACENLNALLAKSPAAD
- the phoU gene encoding phosphate signaling complex protein PhoU; the protein is MRTKFQQGLDELKQKLLEMGGMAESAVEMATGAYLRRDASLCEKVFSREKEINAFERRIDELAIDMLAMQQPMAIDLRFVVAVLKINADLERVGDQAVNIAQRVLDLLKASPVDVPVDIGRMAGTVSTMVRRALESFLSAHADVAEAVLEMDNIVDRMKDEAFVTLVQKMKDDPTETQHYLDVLLISRNLERVADHATNIAEDVIFWVRGADVRHGAQLGMGTHPITEREV
- the pstB gene encoding phosphate ABC transporter ATP-binding protein PstB translates to MGVAIEVRNLNAWFGKFQALQDINMHIEPSKATAIIGPSGCGKSTYVRCLNRMHETVPDAKVEGDVRVGDLEVYGNGTAAVDVRRRIGMVFQKPNPFPTMSIFDNVAAGLRLNGYRNRVELEEVVEHSLRLAALWDEVKDFLRKKSGASLSGGQQQRLCIARALAVQPEVLLMDEPASALDPISTGKIEELIFQLKEQYTVVIVTHNMQQAARVADSTGFFLMGKLIEFDKTEKIFTNPSDKRTEDYVTGRFG
- the pstA gene encoding phosphate ABC transporter permease PstA; its protein translation is MATAHISMFRRAKNHAASFAAVASAVLVIAPLMAIFGYLVIKGIGSINLAFLTNTPRPVGEAGGGMANAIIGSLIILGIASIIGVPLGTGAGVYMSEYGKHRYSTYVRFTADVLNGVPSIVIGIAAYSLVVLPQQHFSAFSGGVALGIMMIPTIARTTEEMLHMVPHAVREAAYGLGIPHWRSIVSIALRTARSGIITGVMLAFARVAGETAPLLFTAFGNQFWNLNPGQPTAALPLQVYVYAISPFDEWHRQAWAGALILIILIVVAVSVVRFATRKGRFSGA
- the pstC gene encoding phosphate ABC transporter permease subunit PstC, which produces MLACSASILVIVALLLYELTIRSQLSLRQFGLGFFVGTDWDPVMGKFGALPFIYGTLVSSLLAVILAVPLAVGVAVYVTEMCPRALRGIISFLTELLAAIPSVVYGLWAIFVLAPILREYVEPFLGKAFGWTGLFSGPQYGLGMLAAGVILAIMIVPIISSITREVLVAVPQHQREATLALGATRWEMIRMGVLRNARAGILGSVILGLGRALGETMAVTMIIGNRPEIAKSLFAPGYTMASVIANEFSEATSDLYLSALVEIGLALLIVTLIVNTAARLLVWSITRGTPQRA